In the genome of Anabas testudineus chromosome 4, fAnaTes1.2, whole genome shotgun sequence, one region contains:
- the mylk4b gene encoding myosin light chain kinase 2, skeletal/cardiac muscle — MNSSLVNSLAKVYDPNPLHGQKTGGRKLSLNGSDKSQASLHDASLRHVENQMDSLSAQMEHLLNMQQSVLARLDGLSQDVRVMGRDLASMREDDHVRRRGSGMEATCRELCGAVERASERLDSQGRRLEGVEKLVEGTQQVISFIGEVVKGSRLVELLFKQPGNGVNKKAKDDKDKAKLSQKGLKVQKKKKPPDTSDASLNKPVLQEQVEKLNRQNTENSHVNAEADVQRRENRGSGGRKQDPTELILNGPHSSAAQIQDEKKDSQEGEEHEESDVFEESEEDEEREEENVDVSVQPVGKVEDEGKSRHEGKTEEVSQSEKAQSVITDICKISLLHQESSEEAGDVASCTKRRVAEEGRVKDDLKKSKVEDGKVENADGQVVEEGELQSSTSDEAPTKVQEEEKDGESAAKEFSIDLSPPPLAPFEHRIVTPKPHQIATYYSINKDEVLGGGRFGQVHKCTENSSGLTLAAKIIKARSQKEKEVVRNEIQVMNQLNHANLIQLYAAFESRHDIILVMEYVEGGELFDRIIDENYNLTELDTVLFIRQICEGLQYMHKMYILHLDLKPENILCVSRATNKIKIIDFGLARRYKPREKLRVNFGTPEFLAPEVINYEFVSFPTDMWSLGVITYMLLSGLSPFLGDDDNETLNNILACQWNFEEEEFGDISDEAKDFISRLLVKSKSWRMSAAESLRHPWLSDRTLHYRLTQKKNKCHSTRAPSPES, encoded by the exons ATGAACTCCAGTCTGGTCAACTCTTTAGCCAAAGTGTATGATCCAAATCCTCTTCATGGTCAGAAGACAGGTGGAAGGAAGCTCTCTCTGAATGGATCAGACAAATCCCAGGCCTCTCTTCATGATGCTTCCCTGCGTCACGTTGAAAACCAAATGGACTCTCTAAGTGCTCAGATGGAGCATTTGCTCAACATGCAGCAGAGCGTCCTGGCCCGGCTGGACGGCCTGTCCCAGGACGTCAGGGTTATGGGCCGGGACCTGGCCTCCATGCGTGAAGATGACCATGTGAGGAGACGTGGGTCGGGGATGGAGGCAACATGCAGGGAACTGTGCGGGGCGGTAGAGAGGGCCAGCGAACGTTTGGACAGTCAGGGTCGCAGGCTGGAAGGGGTGGAGAAGCTGGTGGAGGGCACCCAGCAGGTGATCAGCTTCATTGGGGAGGTGGTGAAAGGCTCCAGGCTGGTGGAGTTACTGTTCAAACAGCCTGGAAACGGTGTCAACAAGAAG GCAAAAGATGACAAGGATAAAGCCAAACTGAGCCAGAAGGGTTTGAAGGtccaaaagaagaagaagccccCGGACACATCAG ATGCATCTTTAAACAAGCCGGTGCTGCAGGAACAAGTGGAAAAGCTCAACAGGCAGAACACTGAGAATTCCCACGTAAATGCAGAGGCTGATGTCCAAAGGAGGGAGAACAGAGGAAGTGGTGGAAGAAAACAGGATCCGACCGAGTTGATCCTCAATGGACcacacagctctgcagcacagatacaGGACGAGAAGAAGGACTCTCAGGAGGGAGAGGAGCACGAGGAGAGTGATGTCTTTGAGGAgtcagaggaagatgaggagagggaggaggaaaatgTAGATGTTAGTGTGCAACCTGTTGGaaaggtggaggatgaaggaaagaGCAGGCATgaaggaaagacagaagaggtcTCGCAGTCAGAGAAGGCGCAGAGTGTCATCACAGATATCTGCAAGATATCCCTCTTACACCAGGAAAG ctccGAGGAGGCCGGAGACGTGGCCTCGTGCACCAAACGTCGAGTCGCAGAAGAAGGCCGGGTGAAAGATGACCTCAAAAAAAGCAAAGTGGAAGatgggaaagtggaaaatgCTGATGGACAAGTAGTGGAGGAGGGCGAGCTACAGTCGTCCACGTCTGATGAGGCACCGACAAAAGtgcaagaggaagagaaggacgGGGAGTCAGCAGCAAAGGAGTTCAGTATTG aCCTAAGCCCTCCACCGTTAGCACCTTTTGAACACCGCATCGTGACTCCCAAACCCCATCAGATAGCCACCTACTACTCCATCAACAAAGATGAAGTCCTGGGAGG GGGACGTTTTGGACAAGTCCACAAGTGCACAGAAAACTCGTCTGGGCTGACATTGGCTGCCAAGATCATCAAAGCGAGGAGCCAGAAAGAGAAG GAGGTAGTGAGAAACGAGATCCAGGTGATGAACCAGCTGAACCATGCCAACCTCATCCAGCTGTACGCCGCCTTCGAGTCGCGCCACGACATCATCCTTGTCATGGAATA cGTGGAGGGAGGGGAGCTCTTTGACCGCATCATTGATGAAAACTACAACCTGACAGAACTAGACACGGTGCTTTTTATACGTCAGATCTGTGAAGGGCTGCAGTACATGCATAAAATGTACATCCTACATCTTGACCTCAAG ccagAGAACATTCTTTGTGTCAGCAGAGCTACTAACAAGATAAAAATCATTGACTTTGGCCTGGCCAGGAG GTATAAACCCAGAGAGAAGCTGAGGGTCAACTTTGGAACACCTGAATTTTTAGCTCCTGAAGTCATCAACTATGAGTTTGTTTCATTCCCCACAGACATGTGGAGTCTTGGTGTCATCACGTACATGCT GCTCAGTGGTTTGTCTCCATTTTTGGGGGACGATGACAACGAGACACTGAACAACATCCTGGCCTGTCAGTGGAACTTCGAGGAGGAGGAGTTTGGAGACATTTCTGATGAGGCCAAAGACTTCATCTCCCGTCTGCTGGTGAAGAGTAAGAGCTGGAGGATGAGCGCGGCGGAGTCCCTCAGACACCCCTGGCTGTCTGACCGGACTCTGCACTATCGATTAACTCAGAAG AAAAACAAGTGCCACTCCACACGTGCTCCATCTCCAGAGAGCTAG